From Caretta caretta isolate rCarCar2 chromosome 14, rCarCar1.hap1, whole genome shotgun sequence, the proteins below share one genomic window:
- the LOC142069118 gene encoding butyrophilin subfamily 1 member A1-like, translating to MSTSLPHLVIFFITYHIHKLESAEFRVMGPGHPVTAIVGENIVLPCHLTPRMSAENMEVRWFRSEFFSVVHLYHGGKDQNGEQMPDYHGRTELLKDGIQDGNVSLQILNIRRSDEGQYHCFLQDGPSYEEALLELKIAGLGSNPLISVESHQDGGIRMVCQSAGWYPEPKVLWRDLSGKELPSLSEAKSLRDSGLFETENSIIIKERSNQNLSCLIRNTVLNQEKESTVYIADSFFPRVNPWMVALSVILLVLFGFIGLTVYLFKIKGKRDREIEKRDNEIRWRRSVAPIEEANVTLDPDTAHPQLVLSEGGKSVRWGNTRQRLPDKPERFDSVPWVLGCGGFTAGRHCWEVAVGGGGYWAVGVARESVGRKGGISRSPERGIWAVEWDWDQFRALTSPETPLPLSRAPSRIWVCLDCDRGQVTFIDAGAEAPIFTFPPGSVPGERIRPWLWMWPGSQLRVCP from the exons ATGAGCACCTCTCTGCCTCATTTGGTCATTTTCTTCATTACTTATCACATTCACAAGCTGGAATCAG CTGAGTTCAGAGTGATGGGTCCTGGTCACCCTGTCACTGCCATTGTGGGTGAGAACATTGTATTACCCTGTCACCTGACCCCCAGGATGAGCGCTGAGAACATGGAGGTGAGATGGTTCCGATCTGAGTTCTTTTCAGTTGTGCACCTGTATCATGGAGGAAAGGATCAGAATGGAGAGCAGATGCCAGACTATCATGGAAGGACAGAGCTTTTGAAAGATGGCATCCAAGATGGGAATGTTTCCTTGCAGATTCTTAATATCAGACGCTCAGATGAAGGACAATACCACTGTTTTCTTCAAGATGGTCCTTCTTATGAAGAAGCCCTATTGGAACTGAAGATAGCCG GTTTGGGCTCCAATCCTCTCATCTCTGTGGAGAGTCACCAGGATGGAGGGATCCGGATGGTTTGTCAATCGGCTGGTTGGTATCCAGAGCCCAAGGTTCTATGGCGAGATCTCAGTGGGAAAGAATTACCATCACTCTCTGAAGCAAAATCCCTCAGGGATAGTGgcctgtttgaaacagaaaattctATTATTATAAAAGAACGTTCAAACCAGAACCTGTCCTGTTTGATCAGGAACACCGTTCTCAATCAAGAAAAGGAATCAACAGTTTATATAGCAG ATTCCTTTTTCCCGAGGGTGAATCCATGGATGGTGGCTCTGAGTGTGATTCtcctggttttgtttggtttcattggcctcactgtttatctatttaaaataaaag gcaaacgagatagagaaattg agAAACGAGATAACGAGataa GGTGGAGAAGATCCGTGGCACCTATAGAAGAAG cgaatgtgactctggatccagacacggctcatccccAACTCGTCCTGTCTGAGGGtgggaaaagtgtgagatgggGAAACACGCGGCAGCGACTGCCCGACAAGCCTGAGAGATTTGACTCTGTGCcctgggtgctgggctgtgggggattCACCGCGGggagacattgctgggaggtggcggtggggggtgggggatactgggctgtgggggtggccagagagtctgtggggaggaagggagggatcagccgTAGCCCTGAGCGAGGGATCTGGGCAGTGGAGTGGGACTGGGATCAGTTCcgggctctcacctcccctgagacccccctgcccctgagccgGGCCCCCAGCAGGATCtgggtttgtctggactgtgaccGGGGGCAGGTGACATTTATCGATGCTggtgccgaggccccgatcttcactttcccgcCGGGCTCCgtccctggggagagaatccgCCCCTGGCTCTGGATgtggccgggatcccagctccGCGTGTGTCCCTGA